A single region of the Salvia splendens isolate huo1 chromosome 18, SspV2, whole genome shotgun sequence genome encodes:
- the LOC121776789 gene encoding uncharacterized protein LOC121776789: MSDSESLHYVVMLFQPPAAEWIFNHRANNPVVTLLEFLEDVCYRFDPQSFRNSIGPLSKLVQTGSVTEYHDTFERYLNRVQGLSGEALIPILITGLKEPIQETLELQQPGSLAEAMALALWLAASHEVRQLPPSRGKWPIRDSCFFPISQSPPVGQSDMPAKDPTKISFKPIRVSNAEKAERSRKGLCYHCLEKWTLGHVCKQKMLSYVGEDEGDNGRDESDGDEEGDTIIAADLSHLHALAGGTKARPFNVVGTIGKTTMGILIDTGSTHNFLHPRVAKELQLALTPIRPFPVYVDNGASLICSHIARRTKLFVHGVDFLIDLHIMEIHSPDIVLGMDWLESLGKISADFVGKTLEFSRNGVRVTLHGVQPSPRLISLQSLAMLTAHSSSHEFYEIIRVESEGVTAVTPADEEFPPDTPADIRHVLEQFRQNNEIERQVQDMLEQGIIQRSHNPFSSPVLLVWKKDGTFRFCIDYRTLNLATFPDHFSIPTIRMHDSDVFKMAFRTHDSHLEFLVMPFGLTNAPPTLEEHCSHLAEVLKLLQTHQFFVKLSKCSFCGTTMEYLGHLVSDGVLKADPARIVPMTSWPPPKTVKQLRGFLGLTGYYRRFVANYAMIAAPLTDLLKKEAFVWSPEAEEALSALKQAMTSAPVLSQPDFDKQFCIETNASDIGIGAVLIQDKHLIAYFSKKLGPRRRVASTYHKELYAIVEAVQKWRQYLLRRDFIIRSDQKSLKDLLQQIVQTPDQHLYVRKLMDALSRRDNSDENSSGDDPGETVAALNAAEEQLTVNEAALFTAIAQPIPKLLDSLRAETSQLPDLPQHQLQVQTDPLDGTPLHATCGPSEARAKVSPAVVGVLLAKYAQRCEEICRILCGVPIDEVFHSKACKVVAATADSLASLGRCVHGLHYGSFPSRGYTVIMVVVDHLSKYAHFAPLPTKFDALRVAHLFINTVVRHHGFLKTLVSDRDSVFLNATWEEMLRLSGAKLHFSTAYHPQSDGQTEVRNRGLEQYLRAFTADRPSKWCILLPWVELSLNCFHHAALGMSPFRALHG, translated from the exons ATGTCGGATTCTGAAAGTCTTCATTACGTGGTAATGCTCTTTCAACCACCGGCCGCCGAGTGGATTTTTAATCACCGAGCAAACAACCCGGTGGTGACGTTGCTAGAATTCTTGGAAGACGTGTGCTACAGGTTTGATCCACAGAGTTTTCGTAATAGCATTGGTCCGTTGTCCAAGTTGGTTCAGACGGGTTCGGTGACCGAATATCACGATACTTTTGAACGCTACCTTAACAGAGTTCAAGGTCTTTCCGGGGAGGCACTGATCCCGATTTTAATTACTGGTCTTAAGGAACCTATACAAGAGACATTGGAGTTACAACAGCCAGGCTCCCTGGCTGAGGCTATGGCTTTGGCCTTGTGGCTAGCGGCGTCACACGAGGTGCGCCAACTTCCGCCGAGTCGCGGAAAATGGCCAATCCGGGATTCATGTTTTTTCCCTATCAGTCAGAGCCCACCCGTCGGCCAGTCGGACATGCCAGCCAAGGATCCGACAAAAATAAGCTTCAAACCGATTCGAGTTTCGAACGCAGAGAAGGCAGAGCGCTCACGAAAGGGGCTATGCTATCATTGTCTGGAAAAGTGGACACTGGGCCATGTGTGCAAACAGAAGATGCTTTCTTATGTGGGCGAGGATGAGGGTGACAACGGGCGAGATGAGTCGGATGGCGATGAAGAAGGCGATACAATTATCGCCGCAGATTTGTCGCATCTTCACGCCTTGGCAGGAGGCACTAAAGCTCGTCCGTTCAATGTTGTGGGTACAATCGGGAAGACGACAATGGGTATACTTATTGATACTGGCAGCACACACAATTTCCTTCATCCACGAGTAGCGAAAGAATTACAGTTAGCGCTGACTCCTATTAGACCGTTTCCTGTTTATGTGGACAACGGTGCATCGTTAATCTGCTCACATATCGCACGTCGTACCAAGCTATTTGTTCATGGGGTTGACTTCCTCATTGATCTGCACATTATGGAGATCCACAGTCCGGATATTGtattgggaatggattggctagAGTCGTTGGGCAAGATCTCTGCCGATTTTGTTGGGAAAACATTGGAGTTCAGTCGGAACGGTGTCCGGGTGACACTGCACGGCGTCCAGCCTTCACCTCGCCTCATCTCCTTGCAGTCTTTGGCAATGCTCACGGCTCATTCGTCAAGCCACgagttttatgaaattattaggGTGGAATCGGAAGGTGTTACGGCCGTGACACCGGCAGATGAGGAGTTTCCACCTGATACCCCAGCGGATATTCGGCACGTCTTGGAGCAGTTCCGCCAG AATAATGAGATCGAGCGCCAGGTGCAGGACATGCTAGAGCAGGGTATAATTCAACGGAGTCACAACCCCTTCTCGTCCCCGGTCCTCCTCGTCTGGAAGAAGGATGGGACATTCAGATTTTGCATTGATTACCGGACGCTGAATTTGGCTACGTTTCCTGATCATTTCTCTATTCCGACG ATACGCATGCATGACTCCGATGTTTTCAAGATGGCTTTCCGGACCCACGACAGTCACTTGGAGTTCCTGGTTATGCCGTTTGGCCTCACCAATGCCCC CCCAACGTTAGAGGAGCACTGTTCGCACTTGGCAGAGGTATTAAAGTTGCTGCAGACACATCAGTTCTTTGTCAAGCTTTCCAAATGTTCTTTCTGCGGCACGACGATGGAGTATTTGGGTCACTTGGTGTCGGACGGAGTTTTGAAGGCAGATCCGGCTAGGATCGTACCAATGACTTCGTGGCCCCCGCCTAAGACGGTCAAGCAGCTGCGTGGTTTTTTGGGACTGACGGGTTACTATCGTCGATTCGTCGCGAATTATGCTATGATCGCGGCCCCGCTCACAGATCTCCTTAAAAAGGAGGCATTCGTTTGGTCCCCGGAGGCGGAGGAAGCGCTCTCGGCCCTCAAGCAGGCTATGACGTCGGCCCCAGTCCTGAGCCAGCCTGATTTTGACAAACAGTTCTGCATAGAGACAAACGCTTCAGACATTGGCATCGGGGCGGTACTCATCCAGGATAAACACCTGATTGCCTATTTCAGTAAGAAATTGGGACCTCGACGCCGTGTAGCGTCGACTTATCACAAGGAACTGTACGCCATAGTGGAGGCAGTACAGAAATGGCGGCAGTACCTTCTTAGGCGTGACTTCATCATTCGAAGCGATCAAAAGAGCTTGAAGGATCTCCTGCAACAGATTGTCCAAACCCCGGATCAACACCTCTATGTGCGGAAGCTAATGG ATGCATTGTCCCGGCGGGACAACAGCGACGAAAATTCCAGCGGCGACGATCCCGGGGAGACGGTGGCTGCATTGAACGCGGCTGAGGAGCAGCTGACGGTGAACGAAGCAGCTTTGTTCACCGCTATTGCTCAACCGATACCCAAATTATTGGACTCGCTGCGTGCGGAGACGTCGCAGTTACCCGACTTAC CTCAGCACCAACTCCAAGTTCAAACGGACCCTCTTGACGGAACACCACTGCACGCCACTTGCGGGCCATCCGAGGCACGAGCGAAAGTTTCACCTGCTGTCGTCGGGGTTTTATTGGCCAAATATGCACAAAGATGTGAAGAAATTTGTCGAATCTTGTGCGGTGTGCCAATCGACGAAGTATTCCACTCAAAAGCCTGCAAGGTTGTTGCAGCCACTGCCGATTCCCTCGCAAGTCTAGGAAGATGTGTCCATGGACTTCATTACGGGTCTTTCCCCTCTCGAGGGTATACCGTGatcatggtggtggtggaccACCTCTCCAAGTACGCACATTTTGCCCCATTGCCTACCAAATTTGATGCATTACGGGTGGCGCATTTATTCATTAACACAGTGGTCCGGCACCATGGATTTCTGAAGACGTTGGTTTCTGATAGGGACTCGGTGTTCTTGAACGCCACTTGGGAAGAAATGCTCCGTCTAAGTGGCGCCAAATTACATTTTTCCACGGCTTACCATCCGCAATCCGATGGCCAGACGGAGGTACGAAACAGAGGCTTGGAGCAATATCTGCGAGCGTTCACAGCTGATCGCCCTTCTAAGTGGTGTATTCTGCTACCTTGGGTTGAGCTCTCCCTTAATTGTTTCCACCACGCCGCACTAGGGATGTCACCTTTCCGAGCCCTTCATGGTTGA
- the LOC121776790 gene encoding uncharacterized protein LOC121776790, with translation MMDLHHPNDAIREIQEAQKEQRAALDMLTKQLSQVAMSLGELRGNEGKIPATMQQPGHEKLGKVYQSPSPPAVPLVSMPGSSQEEEGESSSLDRPKRRDKGKEKMGGETSGEGQGEEAEKVKPYPYRGMVTRKRDAMIDVASLFKDVEVKVPLLTALKMPPISKFFKDYLAGNVNEEGRIITEEDVSAVIQRSDLPSKKTDPGMFTLPISIGDIQVEHAMCDLGASINVLPYAIYKKLEEAKLVDTDIMIQLADRSCIHPEGILEDVIVKVDNFLYPTDFFVIKMT, from the coding sequence ATGATGGATCTGCACCATCCTAATGATGCGATACGTGAGATtcaggaggctcagaaggagcagAGGGCAGCGCTGGACATGCTTACAAAGCAATTATCTCAAGTCGCCATGTCGCTAGGAGAGCTGAGAGGAAACGAAGGGAAAATCCCTGCCACGATGCAGCAGCCTGGGCACGAGAAATTAGGGAAGGTATACCAGAGCCCCAGCCCACCTGCGGTACCACTAGTATCTATGCCTGGATcgagccaagaagaagaaggagagtccAGTTCCCTTGATCGACCCAAAAGAAGAGACAAAGGGAAAGAGAAAATGGGCGGCGAAACCTCAGGAGAAGGTCAAGGAGAAGAAGCTGAGAAGGTCAAACCATACCCATACCGCGGAATGGTCACCAGGAAGAGAGATGCCATGATCGATGTGGCCAGTCTATTTAAAGACGTGGAAGTCAAGGTGCCACTCTTGACGGCATTAAAGATGCCCCCAATCAGCAAATTCTTTAAGGACTACCTGGCGGGCAATGTAAATGAAGAAGGGAGAATTATTACAGAAGAGGATGTCTCCGCAGTGATCCAGCGGAGCGACCTCCCATCAAAGAAAACCGACCCAGGGATGTTCACGCTCCCGATTTCAATTGGGGATATTCAagtggagcacgcaatgtgcgattTAGGGGCATCCATCAATGTTCTGCCGTATGCTATCTACAAAAAGCTGGAAGAGGCCAAGCTCGTCGATACTGATATCATGATACAGCTGGCCGACAGATCTTGCATTCACCCGGAGGGGATTCTTGAAGATGTAATAGTGAAGGTGGACAATTTTCTGTACCCaaccgacttcttcgtcatcaaGATGACATAG